In Nitrospiria bacterium, the genomic window CCAAGTACAAAAGGATCAATTGGCAGAGGTTCAAGAAAATAAAAAGAAGACCTTTGAGGGAAAACAGGCTAAAATTGCGGAGATCGAAAAAGACCGTGTTAAACGAAGGCAGCTTTTGGTCAAGCTCCGGAAGGAACTCTCCAGCCGTGAAAAATTATTAAAAGAGTTGGAGGACAGTGCCGCCCACCTTCAAACCTTGATCGGCCGCTTGACCCAGGAAAAAGGGAAAGCTTCCATCGGAAGGGGGTTTGCGCGGTTGAAAGGCCGTTTGGGTTGGCCTAGCGGTGGTCCGGTGGTCACATTTTATGGCAGACAAAAGCATTTGAAATTTGATACTCTTGTTTTTAAAAAAGGAATTGAAATTGAAGCCAAACAGGGAGATCCGATTCAAGCGGTTTTTGATGGAAAAGTGGTTTACGCGGATTGGTTTAAAGGGTACGGCATTTTAATAATTCTTGATCATGGCGATCATTATTTTTCTTTGTATGCCCATGCTGCAAAAAACCTGGTTTCCGTGGGGGATCAGGTTCGGGAAAAGCAGGTGATTGGCGAAATTGGTGAAACAGGCTTCACTCAAGAAACGAAACTCTACTTTGAGATCCGGCACCGGGGGCAACCCCAGGACCCTCTCCCTTGGTTGCAACGGAGACCTAACACCATCGGATCCGAAAAGGGGTCATGAGTTGGTGAGTGATATTAATCAGGAGGAAAGGATATGAAGGTACAAAACCCCATTCGGTTTTGGATTGCAACCCTGGTCATGGGCGTCGCACTCATTCTCGGGATACTTCTTGGAAGGGGATTTGAAAACCATGTGATGGCGGAGAGTGAAAGTTATGGTGATTTAAAGGTGTTTGCAGAAGTACTTTCCATGGTTCAAAAAAATTACGTGGAAGATGTGAAACCCCAGGATTTGGTTTATGGGGCGATTCGGGGCATGCTCAATACGCTGGATCCTCACTCTGCCTTTATGCCTCCGGATATCTACAAAGAGGTTCAGGGGGACACACGGGGAGAGTTTGGCGGTTTGGGAATTCAGATCAGTATTAAGGATGGCCGATTGGTGGTCATTTCACCCATTGAAGAAACACCCGCTTTTGAAGCAGGAATCCAGTCCGGGGATTTTATTGTCAAGGTGGATGATGTTCCCACCAGGGATATGACCTTGATGGATGCCGTCAATAAGATGAGGGGTCCGAAAGGAACGAAGGTGACCCTTTCGATCCAACGGGAGGGTGAACCCGAATTATTGGATATTGTCCTCACCCGGGAAATCATCAAGATTCAAAGTGTGAAATCCGAAGTTTTGGAAAAGACCATTGGCTACATTCGCCTTAGCCAATTTCAAGAGAAAACCACCAGGGATTTAGGCAAGGCCTTGGACAAGTTGGAGAAAGAAATCCATATGGAAGGGTTGGTCCTTGACCTACGAAACAATCCAGGGGGGTTGTTGACGGCCGCAATCGGGGTTTCCGAACAATTTCTCGAACCCGGGAAATTGGTGGTCTATATTAAAGGCCGAGACGAAGGTAAAGATGAATATCTTTCCAAAGGGCAGCGGATCAATCAGGAATTTCCCATGATTATTCTAGTCAATGCGGGAAGTGCAAGCGCTTCCGAGATTGTTGCCGGCGCACTTCAGGATTGGGGAAGGGCCGTGGTTCTGGGAACCCGAACCTTTGGGAAAGGTTCGGTTCAAACACTGCTTCCTTTATCCGATGGTGCGGGGTTGCGACTCACCACCGCCCGGTATTACACTCCTAAAGGGGGTTCGATCCAAAACACGGGAATTGAACCCGACATTGTGGTCGATC contains:
- a CDS encoding peptidoglycan DD-metalloendopeptidase family protein, translating into MKKRPGYSWAILIFLLLWVGIGGFPPQAFSKSASETQKKLKQEQQRLEVLREKIRATQEEKEKAGKKERSLLKTLEQSDQTLQLRRQELSVIELRLKQSQEELEALSLSIGGLQGEIENQRERLKKRLRAGYIAGKEASLSLFLEANDGNEMGRRYRYLKWISEREAQLLREYERSMETLQVQKDQLAEVQENKKKTFEGKQAKIAEIEKDRVKRRQLLVKLRKELSSREKLLKELEDSAAHLQTLIGRLTQEKGKASIGRGFARLKGRLGWPSGGPVVTFYGRQKHLKFDTLVFKKGIEIEAKQGDPIQAVFDGKVVYADWFKGYGILIILDHGDHYFSLYAHAAKNLVSVGDQVREKQVIGEIGETGFTQETKLYFEIRHRGQPQDPLPWLQRRPNTIGSEKGS
- a CDS encoding S41 family peptidase, giving the protein MKVQNPIRFWIATLVMGVALILGILLGRGFENHVMAESESYGDLKVFAEVLSMVQKNYVEDVKPQDLVYGAIRGMLNTLDPHSAFMPPDIYKEVQGDTRGEFGGLGIQISIKDGRLVVISPIEETPAFEAGIQSGDFIVKVDDVPTRDMTLMDAVNKMRGPKGTKVTLSIQREGEPELLDIVLTREIIKIQSVKSEVLEKTIGYIRLSQFQEKTTRDLGKALDKLEKEIHMEGLVLDLRNNPGGLLTAAIGVSEQFLEPGKLVVYIKGRDEGKDEYLSKGQRINQEFPMIILVNAGSASASEIVAGALQDWGRAVVLGTRTFGKGSVQTLLPLSDGAGLRLTTARYYTPKGGSIQNTGIEPDIVVDPLPAGKKFQRLREKDLKGHLENEEKETVPEIAPEGEEEPMSPSPDMDFQGETGEKQDIQLQKAIDILKSWKIFKKLGTPTQVTESSEGL